In a single window of the Mustela nigripes isolate SB6536 chromosome 17, MUSNIG.SB6536, whole genome shotgun sequence genome:
- the LOC132005862 gene encoding myeloid cell surface antigen CD33-like — translation MTHLDHILQVVTQGCFHLPGDSEKYNCALNITDTRRIEAGTYFFRVERGNAEYNYLYDLFLCMTHLSSVLTLIPRPQDHGTNLTCQVYFPAAGVMVERTIQLKVTCECGARMPDSLMGPHVPVRAVPIGSPPLFSWTSAALTSLGPRTHLSSVLTLIPRPQDHGTNLTCQVYFPAAGVMVERTIQLNVTCATQNPTTGVFLGHSPGKLGIWSGVILGAVSGAGITMLLALCLCLIFFGVKSCRKTASRRAVGMDGSPPVVEPAPLDYQQKSKSDLPADPTISAGVPPTSEMEQDLHYASISFHRMEKGTYAEYSEIRTQ, via the exons ATGACCCACCTGGACCACATACTACAGGTTGTGACTCAGGGATGTTTCCACCTCCCTGGAGACTCTGAGAAATACAACTGTGCTTTGAACATCACTGACACCAGGAGGATAGAGGCTGGGACATATTTCTTTAGAGTGGAAAGAGGAAATGcagaatataattatttatatgacttgtttctttgcat GACTCACCTGTCCTCAGTGCTCACCCTCATCCCACGACCCCAGGACCACGGTACCAACCTCACCTGCCAAGTGTACTTTCCTGCAGCTGGTGTGATGGTGGAAAGGACCATCCAGCTCAAGGTCACCTGTGAGTGTGGAGCAAGAATGCCTGATTCCCtgatggg cccccatgtCCCTGTGAGAGCTGTCCCCATcggctcccctcccctcttc TCCTGGACGTCAGCTGCCCTCACCTCCCTGGGTCCCAGGACTCACCTCTCTTCGGTGCTCACCCTCATCCCACGACCCCAGGACCACGGTACCAACCTCACCTGCCAAGTGTACTTTCCTGCAGCTGGTGTGATGGTGGAAAGGACCATCCAGCTCAATGTCACCT GTGCCACACAGAACCCAACAACTGGTGTCTTCCTGGGACACAGCCCAG GGAAACTGGGGATCTGGTCAGGAGTGATTCTAGGTGCCGTTTCGGGAGCTGGTATCACCATGctgcttgctctctgcctctgccttatCTTCTTTGG AGTGAAGAGCTGCAGGAAGACAGCATCCCGGAGAGCAGTGGGCATGGATGGCAGCCCCCCGGTTGTAGAGCCAGCTCCCCTG GATTACCAGCAGAAGTCCAAGTCAGACCTCCCTGCTGACCCCACAATCTCTGCAGGAGTGCCCCCCACCTCAGAAATGGAGCAAGACCtgcattatgcctccattagcTTTCACAGAATGGAGAAGGGCACCTATGCAGAATACTCAGAGATCAGGACCCAATGA